From Triticum urartu cultivar G1812 chromosome 2, Tu2.1, whole genome shotgun sequence, a single genomic window includes:
- the LOC125541352 gene encoding obtusifoliol 14-alpha demethylase-like, producing the protein MELATVFWVVCVPIFLAIVSTMIARRRPMLSETTKLSPSPPPMAAGAPLLGILPVLLAKGPLQVIRDAHTEMGSVFTVRLLHRKVTFLVGPDVSSHFYQGLDLEISQDEVSQFTIPTFGPGVAFDVDFATRREQFRFFGDAMKPAKLRTYAGLMVREVEEYFARWGQSGTVDLKQELEHLVTLVASRCLFGEEVRAKMLGEVATHLRELNDGMRLVTILFPHLPIPAHRRRDRARARLGEIFSGVVSSRKASYPDCGPDDMLQCLIDSRYKDGRATTETEVVGMLVVSALFAGQHTSSSTSTWTGARLLARANSEHLRAAVREQERVVARHGDRVDYEVLQEMDTLHRCVKEVLRLHPPAMMLLRHARRSFTVRTREGDEYEVPEGRTVASPLVLHNRLLYVYMDPERYEPDRFGPGRGEDEAGGAFSYTAFGGGRHACVGEAFAYMQIKVIWTALLNISRRRLREVSVDCSAV; encoded by the exons ATGGAATTGGCAACAGTCTTCTGGGTAGTGTGTGTTCCTATTTTCCTTGCAATTGTGTCGACAATGATAGCCCGACGACGACCGATGTTGTCCGAAACAACGAAGCTATCGCCTTCTCCACCGCCCATGGCCGCAGGGGCTCCCCTTCTTGGGATTCTCCCGGTGCTTCTCGCCAAGGGCCCGCTGCAAGTGATCCGCGACGCCCACACGGAGATGGGGAGCGTGTTCACGGTGAGACTGTTGCATCGCAAGGTGACCTTTCTGGTTGGGCCAGACGTGTCGAGCCATTTCTACCAAGGGCTAGACTTGGAGATTAGCCAAGACGAGGTCTCCCAGTTCACCATTCCGACTTTCGGCCCCGGCGTCGCCTTCGACGTGGACTTCGCTACTCGCCGCGAGCAGTTCCGCTTCTTTGGTGACGCCATGAAGCCGGCCAAGCTCAGGACATACGCCGGACTGATGGTGCGCGAAGTCGAG GAGTACTTTGCGAGGTGGGGACAGTCCGGCACGGTTGACTTGAAGCAGGAGCTAGAGCACCTCGTCACGCTCGTAGCCAGCCGGTGCTTGTTCGGGGAGGAGGTCCGGGCCAAGATGCTCGGCGAGGTCGCAACGCACCTCCGTGAGCTCAACGACGGCATGCGCCTCGTCACCATCCTGTTCCCGCACCTGCCCATCCCGGCGCACCGCAGACGCGACAGGGCGCGCGCTAGGCTCGGCGAGATATTCTCCGGCGTCGTCAGCTCTCGCAAAGCAAGCTACCCTGACTGCGGCCCCGACGACATGCTGCAGTGCCTGATTGATTCCAGGTACAAAGACGGCCGCGCCACGACCGAGACGGAGGTCGTCGGGATGCTGGTGGTCTCGGCGCTGTTCGCGGGGCAGCACACGAGCTCCAGCACGAGCACGTGGACCGGAGCGCGCCTCCTCGCGCGCGCCAACTCCGAGCACCTGCGCGCCGCCGTCCGGGAGCAGGAGCGGGTCGTGGCGCGGCACGGGGACCGCGTGGACTACGAGGTCCTGCAGGAGATGGACACCCTCCACCGCTGCGTCAAGGAGGTTCTGCGGCTCCACCCGCCGGCGATGATGCTGCTGCGCCACGCGCGCCGGAGCTTCACCGTGCGGACCAGGGAGGGCGATGAGTACGAGGTCCCGGAGGGGCGTACCGTCGCGAGCCCGCTGGTGCTCCACAACCGTCTCTTATACGTGTACATGGACCCGGAGAGGTACGAGCCGGACCGGTTCGGCCCGGGCAGAGGGGAGGATGAGGCCGGCGGAGCGTTCTCGTACACGGCGTTCGGTGGCGGGCGGCACGCCTGCGTTGGTGAGGCGTTCGCGTACATGCAGATCAAGGTAATATGGACGGCGCTACTAAATATCAGTCGACGCAGACTTCGCGAAGTCTCAGTCGACTGCTCAGCCGTCTGA